The DNA segment GAGAACAAAGCAACTAAGGTTGCttgctattttattttacatacaATAGAATATTGGTACAGAATCTAATATTTGCATAATAGAGGTAAAAATTAGACACTAGGTCCACTTTATAATCTAAGAAACAaagagttttctttttttttttttttggggggNNNNNNNNNNNNNNNNNNNNNNNNNNNNNNNNNNNGTCTTATATGGCTGATTCAGAAATAAATTTGAATAGCAATACAAACCTCTTGTGGAGACTGAGAATTCGACGCAGGCAACACTGCAACATTGCCATTGTACTTTGTAGCAGCCCCAGCAGAAGGAAATGGAGAAAGACGGCCATCACCATCAGCCCCTGAGCGGTAAAACTGGGCATAATAACTAGTTGGATCAAATGGTTGATGGACCTATAACAAGAAaagaatcaaatttaacttTCTAAGAAACAATTATgcataataataacaaacaaAACAATATACGGGTAGCAGATCTCACAACATAGCTAGGAAGCCGGGAAACGTCACGTGTTTCCGAATCAGAATTGTCAAATGGGGCAGCCTGTGTACTCAGAGACATTGGGGGCACAAAACCAAAACTGTAATTTGAAGAAGTATGCACCCCGGAGTATTGATTACCTCCAGATGGTAAAGAATTGTCTTGCTTGGATTCATTATACTCCGGCATAGCACTGGAAGACCCATCAACCTCATTGGATGACAAATTTTCGGCAACATTAGAAGGTGATTGTGGATGATCAGCATAATCTCCCACCTCAGATGTAACAGCAACATTTTGACTGCAAACATAAAAGGTGCAATCAGCCAGAAGGACAAAGTTTAAACCTacacaaaacaaattaaaaaaaaaactacttgTTGCAGCAAACCAGGGGAAAGATTCACTTCTCAAAAGTGATACCAATGATAACAGAGTTTCAGAGAAGAGAAAGTTGAAAGAGaaacagagagaagagagagaagcagAGAATTGTAGAAATAAGAATCTCTTCATATTAGAGCACTGAACCagtacttatatatatatatatatgagaataGTGTTCAGCACACTAGATGAGAAGGCACCTTACAAACTTTAGTTAGGGACTGTTAGGGAGGAATCTATCCTAGCTGGCAATTCCTATAACTACTCTAACAGCTTCTAGATTCTTCTAGATTCTTTATTCAGCTCACTCTATTAAATGATTACACAGATAAGCAGTTAAAAGATTCTTATTCTCTCCATTCCAAAAATGGAATTACTTCCAGAATTCTAATTCTCTCATGGATTTAATAGAACTCAATGTGATTAGATTCTAAGTGTTTGAGGTACtagatttttcaaagaaaacagTTAAGCATTCCTACCTTGAAGCCTGCTCATCCACCGTCTCTTCAACAGCCTGAGATGTTTCCGAAGGAGGTGTGGAACTCTTTTCACTCTCAGGACCACTAACAAAGCTTGTATCGACTCCAAAAGTGACTCCCAAACTTCCAAAGCAAAATTTGTTCTTCTCAGACTCGGGCACAAAGATATGGTTAGGAAGTATAACATGTTGACGCTGTGGAAGATGGAAATCCTCCAGCTTCTTCTGCAGCTCTGTAGTAGCTTCTTCAGAGACAAGGGAACTAGGGGCAGACGATAACTGCCCGGTTACCTCAGCAGAAACGGCACGAGTCTCAGATGCACTAGCTGGTCTAGAGCCCTGATTGGTCGTATTTGTTGGCTTTGGTTTCCACTCCTTAGTAGAACCAGCTGTATGAGTCACAAACTAATCATATTTTGACAGGCATAAAAAGGAAGGAAGGAATAGAAACTAATTATAAATGTTCAGATGTCAATCTAACAAATGCCTAGAAGTTCCTATCCTACTAGGTAACGGAAAATTATAACTTCACTGTGAGCCTTCCTCCATCTGCTCCATCTACTAATGGGATCCTAACAACAGAGATGTTTCAGATGGCAAAACCCTAACTATACTATAATAAGAAGAAAGTGGCGTCAACTACAGAAACCAAAGGATGCAATAGTGCACTATTGAAAACCACTTCATGTCTTTAGACAGAGCATTTAAATAAAAGCCCCTCACAGTAGTTTTATCTATAGATATTACTAGTCTTCCTCTAACTCCAGCAAATACACTACCCTGCATCTAACTCATACATCTTACAAAAGTTATACACGTCTTCTTATATGTTCAAACAAATACCTACATTTTTACCAGATTTTCCTCAATAAGTACTACCCCAATTTTTTTCCAACAATATCCATACATAATCCTATAGTTTAGTGTGTCTAATCATCCAATGCAGCATTATCATCTCTAGAATATTGAGGTTATTCCCTTGTTGGATCCTTAGTGACTGATGATATTACAAGTTTAAGtaggaaaggaagaaaaaagatTAGGActccaaataataaaataatatattgaaATGCTGTGATATGATGTACTTCCTCCATTTCAATGTATTTAGATGCAAAATAGGTCTAGATACACTAATTTTTAATGTATCAAAACAGTCAAAGTGACAGTCATTTCGAAGGAGAGGGAGTAATGTGCTGTTATACAGGCAGCAAAACACTAAGCACTATTTATAATAATAGAACACTCCTAATCATGAAATACTAGGAAATACAAAAACCAATACTTATCATCTAATATACTCTTTAATATTAATTCTTGTTGACTAGACTTGTTGACAATACAGGAGGCAAAAGTGTACTTGAACTACACAGATATAAAGTACCTTTCTGATTGCCAATTAATTGTTGTGACCTGCTACCGTAATTAGAGGAAGGTCGGCTATTTGAAGAACTCCCATGAGTGGCTGACGATGAAGTGGATGAAATCTCAGAATGGTGATTTTTAGTCACTCCCTGAGATTTGACTTGAATCTTTCCTTGCACAGAAGAGCTACCAGTCTCAGAAGCTGGCATGATGTTGGGgaaattttagttaattaaatttaagaaaaactTTAAAACCCAACAAACTATGaaagaaagtaataaaatatCAAGTACCCTAAACCACTGACCAGCAACTACTTTGTTCTCACCAGTGTTACCAGAATTTAACTCCCCAGGAGGACGTTGGCTACCAAGGTCACGTCTGATTGCACCAACAGCACCAGGAACCCATGAATCACTAGATGGAACCAGCACCGGGTCTGAAGAAGAGAAATATGCGGCTGATGAAGATGCAGATCCAGACCCTGAGCAGTTACCGGAGGAGTGCAGTGACCCACTTCCAGATGTAACAGTTGAAACTTTATGTGAACTACCATCAGAAGGCAAAGCACTACCCAAATTATTAGTAGGACCTGGTGGTGGACCCATTCTCTCTCCAGCTCCAGCTGATGACGGGAAAGGACTCCCGCCACTAGTAGTTCCAAAACCTTCAGTTTTAGGACCATTGGCAATAGTCGACACAGAGCTACAAAGCACATATACAGGTAGTTATAAAGTTTGAAGAACCAATCATACCAGGATAAAATATAAACAGTCATGATATCAATCAAAGTTACCAAAACATGAATTTTAGTTAATATAGTCACCTCGTTCCAGAACATTTTTCTTTAGATAGCTCCTCTTGAGCAGCTGGCAAAGGCGTCGCAACCTTCTCAGCTGCTTGATGAGTCCCAACATCTTTGGCCGTGCCAGAATTCTTGCTACCTCCAGCATCTGAGAGAAGTCCACAAAAAGAATCACAATCTTAATTAGGTGCTCTAAACCTCTGGCTGGTCAACATAATACCCATATTTGAGTAGTAATGCATACTGGAATAGAGATTTTTGCTACTATGTGGTCTCTAATATATGGATCAAACAATGCCATTGTGCCCTAGcataaacaatataaataaaataagccaCTAAAAATTAAGTCCTTTCCAACGGTTTCATCTAGAGCTTTTCTTGGTCTACTTCTACCACTACTTGTTGGATCAACCTCCATCTAATCTACAATTCCTACTGGAGTTTCTTCAGATCTTCTCGTTATATGACCAAACTGCCTAAAGTAGAAACTATCATATTTTCCACATTCCCCAATAGTGTCACCCAAAATTGTGTTTGATgaattaatttctaattttatttcatttggtGTATTCCCCTATACATCACAACATCCCCATCTTGGCACCATTGAATTTATTCTCGTTAGTTTTTAATTGCCTGGTATATAGTCCCGCAGATTTGAAAAACGGTGCAAGAAAATGGCCAAATGATGCTACAAATCCAGACTCATCTATCTCTGTCTAAACTTACTAGACATGAAGCACCAAAAGTAGTCAGACAATAACTATTTTAGCTGACAAAGGAAGAGACAAATGTCAGATAGAGCAAAAGAAGCTCAAATAAAAGCAGTTACTCACCATGAGATGCATTATGAGGTGAAAAATTTCCCCGACCACCCCTAGGCCCCCTCCCTTGGGCACCAGGCCTCCATCGTGGCTCCACAGACTCTCTGCTGTTAAGATTCTACAGAAttacaaacaaataaaagaagcaAAAGCAGAATCAGCAAACTGAATTGAGTGATTAGAACAATCTCTAAAAATAAGTCCAGCATAAGTAAATTACAGGAGCCACATTACATAAACAAGTGACAAAATTTCTATAATACTGAAAAGTTCCCTCTGTCCAACAAATAAATAACAGAAGTCCTTAAACTCACCAAAAGTGAACTATTggtggaaaagaaaaacatccACCAAGTAACTTTAatttaaagtttttaattttaagtgcTGAAAACATCATCAAAACAACTATTTCACCATCGCTGTCTTACAATAAATAACTTACCTCCTTTCTTTTGTCCCTCTTTCTTTTGACCTCATGAAATGTGTCTGTAAAACATACTAACTGTTATTTTCTAAATAAAGATATCACAATAACTATGATACTGGAAACAAcctataaattcatatataattgaCACAAGAAGTTCAGAACCAACAGCCATAGATACCATGCATGAATGAAAGGAAGAAAGATTAATAGAACATCCCATGAGAAGGCAAATCAATGCCCAAGCTACTTCAAAATGGCCGCAGAAATACAAATACAGTAGCAGATCGGCAGATCCTTATATGCAGAATGATGCCAACTTGAAACTTCACAAAACAAATAGCTCAAAGGGCAAAGAGATGAGAAAAAGCATTGAAACAActataaagataagatatctcGGCCAGTTAACTACAAGAGGAACTAACCATGTATAGATCCAAGAATTTATAGTTTGCAAAGACAACTAGAACTGTAAGGGCCTGTTTGAATAACCCtacttatgaatttttttaacttttcaacAGTCAATTTTTCCCAACTTGTTCTGTTTGGCTATTCAGCTTGGCACTATTCAAAAGTAAAAACTCTAATTGTTACTCATTTTTGTTTGTCCTGTTTGGGTATTCAGCTTAGCACTTCTCAAAAAATCATGTTCAATCTTTTTTGGAAAACTAAAACATACAGCTTCTCAAGAAGCACTTAAAATAAGCACTTTTATTACTACATATTCAAATATAGAATAACTTGTGAATACTTCCAAAAGCTCCATTTATATGAGTGCTTTATTGTTTATAACTAGCGAATCCTAACCCTCAAAGAGGAAAGTAAAAGTACATCCAATAATCAAATGGCCCTAGCATACTCTCCTTGATCAAGGTCTAAAACTTGAGTCTTGTGAATGGGGGGGAAGCTAATGTGGGAAGAGCTTTAACCCTATCGTAAGCCAACCTAGCTCATACTAGATTAGCCAGAGTTCAATAAAACCCTGAATACTGGTAGTTCAAAAAGAATGAATCTGTAAAATTTAATAGATATCAAAGAAGATTGATGCATATTAAAAGCATCAAGCTAGATTAATGTAATTAATAGCAGATAGCGGCTCATAGCAGTTAGCAAAAAATCCACTATACAAATCTAGAAGATAGTATTGCGGCCTATACAATAAATACTAACATAaatcaagaataataaaaaaaaggagacATATTCAAGATTTCTAAGAAATCAAATTCATCAAAcatatcaataaattaaataaacacaTAAAAATGTAGCCTAGCTCCAGAGCCAGAAATAAAGATTGTAGATCGCATAAAGGCAGAGAAGGCATTGCAAAACACATGTGAAGAGCGAAAGAGGGAATAGGAAGTGGCAGTATTTTGAGTGGCAGAGTGGGCAACTGGGCATATTTTACAGGCAAAACAGAAACGGTTGATTTTTCAGAATCAGAAATTAAAACTGTAGACCTGCCCGCCTCTTTTCTCAAAGAAGGTCTTTGCCACTATTTCTACAACTGGCCGTGATGGAAAATAGCAGCTGACATGGCTGCAATGCAAAATACAAATGAACTACCCAATTCTCATAGGCTCATAGCATTTTTTGTAAAATCCATGAAACCTCATGCCTCACTATGGTAGATACCAACAAAACAATAATGGAGAATTGCAATTGCTACATAAATTGGCATGAATCTTAGCTACACCAAAATTCTTGTAGCACAGCACTTCATTCTTATGTCATGGATCACCACAATAAGCAGTTATAGCAATATTTAATGAGCTAGTGGCTGCAATACTAACATCATCAAAAGTCTAAGCCAACCTTCCAGCTTCCTCAGTGAGCTTCACCAATTTTTGAAGTTTGCGTTAATCAGCATCTGTAAACTACTTTCAGATCATAAATGACTATGTTAGCGTTGCACATGGCATATTGCTCTGTGAAATTGAAGGTTAGGGCTTCCTCTATAACTCTATTTCATGTCACTTTGCCCCTGACATGAATATAGCATAAACTCCCGAATCAGCATCGCAAATCCTCCTTCGTATTTCTATCTTGCATGCAGCTCCTTCTCCTTCAACTGAAAAGGTCAGTTGTCTTGCAGCCATGCAACAGGTGGTGTTATCTGTGTAATTCTTCTACTTCCTTTTGTTTTCTATTGCTTTTCCTAGTGTGGAATATTTCAAGTTATTTGCATTTGTAATAAGTTCTGCCCTAAATTAGTTAAAGAAATTATCGTTTCCTagtagtttttctttttctctatcaTGAGTCTCTAATTATTATATCATTTTATTGTGATAAATGTCCGAAACTACTAGGAGTGTCAATAATGCATATTTTACAAACTTCCCAAGTTTTCTCATTGCAGGTCCTCTGTAATAGTATTGCTCTGCGATCTGCTATGTCGCTACTCGCTACGAAGTCTATAACTGAATTTAAGAAGGCCATTATTTTGAAAACCTAAGTGTATCATGATAAACCAGTCCATGGAAGAAGAATACAGGAACTGCAAGCAAATCGTCACGAAAAAACAGTGGTTGGCTACAACGCAATATCAAATAAAAGCATATTTCCAAACATTATTAAGCCATCTTAGTCCATGAATCTGCACCTCTTGCAAACTCAAAAGGCAAAAGCAATCACTTTCAACGTCCTCCAAGATATATCGCTTGCTTAGATAACTGACTCATTGAAAGTGAAAGCTTTAACACACGATCAGTTCAAGGTACCACCAAAAACAGATTCAGGATGTTAAATAAGATCATACAAACAAAACACTATAACACACAGTCAAGTCCATAAGCTAAACACATTAACCAAATGCATCTAGGTAGAAAATAGAAACTGAAAACTTTGGTCCAAAAACTGAACTTTCTTTATGGCAAACTACACAACGCGCCTCAGAAATCAAAAgggatattaaaaatttttctatcaTAACCACCAAACAAAAGTGCATCAAcagtaaagaaattaaaaaatattaaaaagaaaaggggACATGGCCTTTATCATATCAAACACAATCATTCAAAGTCCCTACTCCAAACACTAccccaaaagaaaaagaatcaaaatTCCAAAACAAAGCAAAGGGAACCCCAAATGAGAAAAAATAGAGAGTCCCAACACATGGATCACATGGGAACAAACAAAGATTGGGATTAGGATCaagatcaaaaaaataaaaaaatattcaaatccatgaaaaagaaaaaactcatATATATAAATGTCCTCATCACTGTGATTCCCTGTGATCTCCTTAATGTTCTGGATCGTCTTCCTGACACTGCTCGGAATTGAAGCCCTAAACCCACCACCGCTCATGTTTGTGACACAAAGTTTCAAACTttggagagagaaagaaagaggggTGTGTGGGTATAAGGAGaacagagaaagagagaggggtACCTAAATAGGAGgacgaagacgaagaagaaaaaCAGGGGTCAGTGATTGGTTTTTTATGTGGTGTGATTAACAGAAAACCAGAGAAAAAAGGGACTGAGAAATAGATTTACAATGAGGaattgggaagagagagagagagagagttatgATCTGTGTTTTTGAATGGGGCTTTGAATTGATCTATTATGAATTCACAAGtagcagagagagagagataaccAAGTGTGtgttgttttttaattttttgtaatttatttacaGTGAGGggcttttcattttcattttcattttctttctagGCTCTCTCTCAAACACGCACTGTCTATGGCTTTTCTTCCTCCCACTTGCCTCttgttttccttcctaatttccTCTTACTTgccttttattttccttttttcttcatcttcgagttttccttttgcttttagattaatttcctttttcattttattttttattttttaataaaaatgttatttacatatttaaatGAATTTTACTGATTAGAATGTAGCTCAATTTggtaaagatttttaaaaaagtgttgtatttttaaaacatacaaactctttattttatatttaataaattaaaaaaattatgtacttatatttacaattttaaAAGATGAGGTATTTTTATAGacgtttaaaattaaattttttaaagttagtttatacttattaatattaaatatttcatataatctcatatattaattaatatctaaatttaactcttatatttatatttattataatattttaaaattagcatttttaatattatgtatatatatatatatatatgaatatatgaattaattatttttgaatattatatttattaattataatttaaatagttCGACTAGTGACCTATTAGTTAAACCACTAATCCAATAACCAAATGTCTCAAACGAATTTATTATCGATTCCATTTTAATAACTATGTACTAAACATAGatgttaaacttttaaaaaactatATTGTAAGAGCTGATTTTCATTGActacttttgaaaaataaaaattttatcaaaccaAGTTTATAAAGTTACTTGTGAAGAATATATAGATAAAACTAAGTTATGATATACAAAtactattttatgataaataatatgatatgcaatcaaagaaaaagtaaTGTATTCGTGATATATGAAAAATTGGTACAATATGTGTGATCAATAAGTAAAAATGTGATAAAGAAAATGTATACTATGATTTTGTATCACAAGTATGAATAGAATTTGGAGAAAATGGATCATAGGTGAAGACAATTACCTACACATTGAAAGGAAAGATGCTATaagtaagaaaaaagaaaataacaagaagAAAGTTCGAAGAAGAGTCTAAAAAGAAAGAAGACCACGCACAATTCTCAATGTCTCCTTCCAAGTCTTATTCAGTTATTTGATGCTTTTTTCATCATGCTTTCCTTCCATGAGAGTTACTTACATCCACTTGGGTCTTCAGATCCCCTTTCTATTGCATAGTTCGACTGACTGTTCTCTCTCCTCTATTTGTATTAATACTCCCTCCATTGAAACTTGACTTTGCCCTCAAAGTTGAAAATAGGATATTAAATTCACATTACCTCATATGACTCACACGGGGCTTTCTATGCTGATAAGTTTTACCACTTACCATTTCTCTTAATTATTCGATGTCCCATAACTATCTGTAGTTATAAGTGACATCCTCTCTCATCCACTAATACTGGGGAGGAAAGGTGCACCTTCACATTTTTCAACAGCGAGATACGAAAAATCTTATGGATCTTAACTGAAATGAGAAGTTTCAATTTGTATGCCACTGATCTTTGTCAGTATGGCTGCAATTTTAGGTAGACAAAGTCTCCTACCACGAATTCCAACTTCCTGTGTATGTTGTCAGCCTAAGCCTTCATCCAAGCTTGGGCTTTTTGTAAATTGTACTTCAGAATAACCAAAACAGCATCACATAGTTGCAGTAATTCCTGCAAAGCTGGTGGATAGTTCAGGTTAGCTTCATATCTTATCAAAGGAGAAAGGTCCATCCCAAACACAGCCTTAAAGGGTATCATACCGATAGGTAAATGAAATAAAGTGTTATAGCTATTAGCTACCTAAGGCAAGAGCTTATACCATTCCTTTAGATTCTCCTGCATATAGCACCTCAAATACATCTTTAGACATCTATTAAACTCTGTGTTTTGGCCTCCAATTCTGGATAATATGCGAAACATTTAGCCAATAATATATCCTGACTTGTGCATCATTGCTCCCAAAATTTATTCATGAAGACTTTATCACAATCTAAAATAATGGATTGGGGCACATGCCGCGTATGCTAACCACATTTCGGATGAAGACTTCAGCAATTTTCGGTGACATAAAATTTGctagaaagagaataaaatgGAAAAATTTAGACAAGTGATCGACAATGACCAAGATCACTAAGCAACCATGGGTTGGTAGTAGGCTAGTGATAAAATTCATCGAAATGTCCTGCCAAATTTGAGATAGATTGGGAGGGATTCAAGTAAGCCAGCCGATGGTTGTGTCATATACTTGGTTTGTTGGCAAATAGAGCAAGTCTTAATGTACCTCCTTACTGAGTATGCCATATCTTACCAATAAAACTGGGCAGATAATTGAGACAATGTCTTTTGTACATTTTCACGTCCCTCAACAATGGAATCGTAAAACTCCTTGTTGAATTAAGGCTGAGTGTGTTGGAATAACGAGTTTGTCATTCCAGTACTAGAGCCCTCGTCTAAGTTGCAACTTTCCCGAGTTTAACTCTGCCTACAAAAAATCAGACTTAGGTTGACAATGCTGATGTTCCTGCTGTAACAATCAAATTTTCGACAAGGT comes from the Arachis duranensis cultivar V14167 chromosome 7, aradu.V14167.gnm2.J7QH, whole genome shotgun sequence genome and includes:
- the LOC107458396 gene encoding GBF-interacting protein 1-like gives rise to the protein MSGGGFRASIPSSVRKTIQNIKEITGNHSDEDIYIYDHVSCYFPSRPVVEIVAKTFFEKRGGQLVCFTDTFHEVKRKRDKRKENLNSRESVEPRWRPGAQGRGPRGGRGNFSPHNASHDAGGSKNSGTAKDVGTHQAAEKVATPLPAAQEELSKEKCSGTSSVSTIANGPKTEGFGTTSGGSPFPSSAGAGERMGPPPGPTNNLGSALPSDGSSHKVSTVTSGSGSLHSSGNCSGSGSASSSAAYFSSSDPVLVPSSDSWVPGAVGAIRRDLGSQRPPGELNSGNTGENKVVAASETGSSSVQGKIQVKSQGVTKNHHSEISSTSSSATHGSSSNSRPSSNYGSRSQQLIGNQKAGSTKEWKPKPTNTTNQGSRPASASETRAVSAEVTGQLSSAPSSLVSEEATTELQKKLEDFHLPQRQHVILPNHIFVPESEKNKFCFGSLGVTFGVDTSFVSGPESEKSSTPPSETSQAVEETVDEQASSQNVAVTSEVGDYADHPQSPSNVAENLSSNEVDGSSSAMPEYNESKQDNSLPSGGNQYSGVHTSSNYSFGFVPPMSLSTQAAPFDNSDSETRDVSRLPSYVVHQPFDPTSYYAQFYRSGADGDGRLSPFPSAGAATKYNGNVAVLPASNSQSPQEGGVLSTAGPTPLVTQAAGLMQSSIAVTQQPVPVFRPPSGVHISHYPPNYIPYGHYFSPFYVPPPIHHFLGNGAFPQQPQASTVYPPPPAVAATAMKYPLPQFKPGGNAANPAHLVMPGAYGAYGSSPAGYNHSSAASAGNSTSNEDLGSSQFKESNVYIGGQQSEGSAVWVAAPGRDMSSLPTSSFYNLPQQGPHVTFTPTQAGHGTFAGIYHPAQAVTAATVHPLLQQSQTMAGAVDMVGPGGNVYQQPQHTQINWPSNY